One genomic segment of Hordeum vulgare subsp. vulgare chromosome 2H, MorexV3_pseudomolecules_assembly, whole genome shotgun sequence includes these proteins:
- the LOC123425197 gene encoding transcription factor MYB30-like yields MHLHPYSCSGPCTEPPCPHLPPSLNPQHTAHTPHYHGLRLHLSLLLSPHSLCSVAVARVTRSCSYTAPVARPLVPVRPAPAAKGDLSPIPLGVAEAVASGRVESMGRPPCCDKEGVKKGPWTPEEDLVLVSYVQEHGPGNWRAVPTRTGLMRCSKSCRLRWTNYLRPGIKRGNFTDQEEKLIVHLQALLGNRWAAIASYLPERTDNDIKNYWNTHLKRKLQAGGDAAAAKPAAQRPASSSKGQWERRLQTDINMARRALREALTTLDDIKPQQPDAADGVNGPAAAGADSGSPAASSSSAASLSHCSPSAAGPYVLTTANISRMLDGWTSTSKGRAAVAAADSPSGSSASEVSYGSGAAARALGSAFGYERKPAVLAPDQTQLNAIETWLFADDNSNNDHHGHAGGGLLGVPGMLPAMDYPF; encoded by the exons ATGCACCTACACCCTTACTCCTGCTCTGGACCCTGCACCGAGCCGCCTTGTCCtcacctccctccctccctcaacCCGCAGCACACCGCACACACACCACACTACCACGGGCTTCGTCTCCACCTCAGTCTCCTCCTCTCACCTCACTCCCTTTGTAGCGTAGCAGTAGCCCGCGTCACGCGATCCTGCTCGTATACGGCGCCGGTGGCTCGACCCCTTGTCCCCGTCCGCCCCGCGCCTGCAGCAAAAGGCGATCTTTCTCCCATCCCGCTCGGCGTGGCCGAGGCCGTAGCAAGCGGGCGAGTCGAGAGCATGGGGAGGCCGCCGTGCTGCGACAAGGAGGGCGTCAAGAAGGGCCCCTGGACGCCGGAGGAGGACCTCGTGCTCGTCTCCTACGTCCAGGAGCACGGCCCCGGCAACTGGCGCGCCGTCCCCACCCGCACCG GCCTGATGCGGTGCAGCAAGAGCTGCCGGCTCCGGTGGACCAACTACCTGCGCCCGGGGATCAAGCGCGGCAACTTCACCGACCAGGAGGAGAAGCTCATCGTCCACCTCCAGGCGCTGCTCGGCAACAGGTGGGCCGCGATCGCCTCCTACCTCCCCGAGCGCACGGACAACGACATCAAGAACTACTGGAACACGCACCTCAAGCGCAAGCTGCAGGCCGGGGGCGACGCGGCGGCGGCCAAGCCGGCGGCGCAGaggcccgcctcctcctccaagggccagtGGGAGAGGCGGCTGCAGACGGACATCAACATGGCCCGCCGCGCGCTGCGCGAGGCGCTCACCACGCTCGACGACATCAAGCCGCAGCAGCCCGACGCGGCCGACGGCGTCAATGGGCCTGCCGCGGCCGGCGCCGACAGCGGCAGCCCGGCGGCCtcgagctcttccgccgcgtcgCTGTCCCACTGCTCGCCCTCCGCGGCTGGCCCGTACGTCCTGACCACCGCAAACATCTCGCGGATGCTCGACGGCTGGACCAGCACCAGCAAGGGTCGCGCCGCCGTTGCCGCGGCCGACAGCCCCTCCGGCTCGTCGGCGTCCGAGGTTTCATACGGCAGCGGCGCGGCCGCCCGTGCGCTGGGGTCCGCGTTCGGGTACGAGAGGAAGCCGGCCGTTCTGGCGCCGGATCAGACGCAGCTGAACGCGATCGAGACGTGGCTGTTCgccgacgacaacagcaacaacgaccacCATGGCCACGCAGGCGGCGGTTTGCTTGGCGTCCCCGGCATGCTCCCTGCCATGGACTACCCATTCTAG